Proteins encoded by one window of Aphis gossypii isolate Hap1 chromosome X, ASM2018417v2, whole genome shotgun sequence:
- the LOC126552614 gene encoding serum albumin SDS-1-like isoform X2, with protein sequence MWACNTALGAPGPSFMRVDPWEVTQKYCGQLLKASIKIVCKGRSQKVTLAEFEKQESNRFLINACCTKECNLKFIQAHCPDQRTKSHNVNSSTIPAETPTPVPVHTIMSTTTTTTSTTTSTTTRPPPTKPTTSPIPATQESHGLWYYVLFPLHNPFYSNFYLP encoded by the exons ATGTGGGCCTGCAACACAGCTTTAGGAGCACCAGGGCCCTCTTTTATGCGAGTAGACCCGTGGGAAGTGACTCAAAAGTATTGTGGACAATTACTCAAGGCATCTATAAAAATCGTTTGCAAAGGAAGGTCACAAaaag TTACTTTGGcagaatttgaaaaacagGAAAGCaacagatttttaataaacgcgTGCTGTACAAAAGAAtgcaacttaaaatttattcaagCACATTGTCCTGATCAACGAACAAA ATCACATAACGTCAATTCATCGACTATACCAGCAGAAACTCCTACTCCAGTTCCAGTACATACAATTATGAGTACAACAACTACCACTACTTCTACAACAACGTCAACAACCACTCGACCACCACCAACAAAACCAACAACATCACCAATACCAGCAACACAAGAAAGTCATGGACTATGGTACTATGTACTATTTCCGTTACACAATccattttattctaatttttacttaccataa